Part of the Panicum virgatum strain AP13 chromosome 4N, P.virgatum_v5, whole genome shotgun sequence genome is shown below.
CAAGCTGTGGCCGGTGCACTGGAGTCTTCATCTTCAAAATCACAAACTCAATTTCAGCTGCACTAACAGTCTGCCCACCGACCGTGTAACAGGCCTGCAATATTATCTCTACCTTGTCAAATTACCGTATGTTGAAAATCCAGCGAAAATTATAAGTCAAAAGAGATAATAGTCAAACCTTTTGCATTAGCGAGAAAAGCTTGATGTCATTTTCAGGGACACCATATGCCAAGTATGCCTGGTAAAGTCCAAGTAAACATGCAAAGTATTCAGGATGCAGACTATTTTTCAAATaaagaacaaaagaaaacaTCATCTTCCATGTCTAACAAGTACGAAATCCTTAAGAAAGCCTGATAGATCATACTTACATGCATTATTAATGCATTGTACAAATTAATCCAAAATGCTAACCGTTCATCACAGTTCATAGAAGAAGGGTCAACCTGTGATAGTTGCTCCACAAGAAACCTGCAAAAAGAGAAAGGGAGGAACAGTTAACTACCACTTTACAAGTAAATTGCAGTAGTGCAGCttagttgtattttttttctcacatATTTACGGTTGCCTCCAAAATAATGTCGATTCACTTTTGCCAGGGTTGATCTAACTTTAAATGAATCATTTTTCGAACATGCGATGTGTCAATTAGAATCAATAGCTGAAGGAAAGTGTTTAACTGGAAACCTGAACTTCTTCAGAGCTCCAGATGCATATTGAAATTGTTCATTGACAATATACATCCAAGACACTTCAGTTACTGAACAATAGCTTCCAATGTCTCTCCGGGCTTCCTTCCCGTTAACATTGTATGGGTCAAAGATTTTAACTTCATCAACATCATCGTGGTGCAAGTCAATTGAAGGACTACGCAACACTGAGGCTATTACTGATGAATCTGATAAAGATGTCAATGTTGAACCAGATAGACGCTCTGCTGATGAAGATGAATTAGCAAAAGTTGCCTTTGGTGATATCTTGGaagatgccgataagtgaagGAAGATATCTTTCATGGAGCGCACCATCTCTTCAGATAGCTCATTTGGATTATTCCACACATTTCCACCCGTGCTGCTTTTCTTCAAATTCGATTGGCTAAATGGTATTGCATCtatattctgatcttctttgCTTTCTTTTTTCATAGAGCATGCCTCTTGCATCTGCAGGAATACAATTAGATCCTGCTTCACTGAAAACTGAATTTATGTACCAAGATGTGTAAAACTGAGGGAAATATAACTGCAGAATAGGACCTCTTCTTTTCGGTGTTCCAACAATCCAGTTAAAGAAACATCTCTGTGCTTTTCTAGCAGCCTATTTAGAGTTACCCGCTCTCTATCCTCACTGTCTTTTCCGTCATCCTGTAGATCTTCAGGTTCAGTAGAAAAATCTTCTTCCATTGAGTGATAATATCTGAACCCCAAATCTCTTAACATTGATACATGCTTAGAAAATTAACAAAGAATCAGTCACTAATTGCATAGAAAAATGTGTAACTTCTAAATTAGATTAAACCATGAAGATAATTTACTTCTTCCCCTGTACAGTCGCAAGCTGTGGAGGGTTGGCAATCTGATGATGTAGGTAGCAAGCATCCTGGATTATTCTCTGCAAGTAGCCTTTCATTCCTTGCATGGCATAACTGGTAATGTAGGTGATTTAGATCCTCCTCAAGCTTTGTGATAGCGATTTCCAAAGAGGCTATGCTAATCAGTAGTTCATGTGCCTTTAGAAAGGAGAGGACATCATAAGATTACAGGGTGCACAACTAGTGCCAGAAACAAATGGGTACATTATTATCTAAAGAGTGCACCTTGTCTGGAAGCTTTATAGAAGACTTGAGTATCAGTGCGGCGTTATATGTAATGGCATCCGCCAATGCCAGATGCAAGTCAATTTCTTCTTGGAGTTGCCTTTGCAATTTCTTAACCTGTAGAGGTATGTCAGGATTAGAGTATTACACTTAGTACTCAATCGCATCTGGGATTATTTGCTTTTGTTCTTTTAAACTTTGCAAAAAATATTCTTATGTTACCGAAGCTAGAGATTTCATGGAAAACTGCTCGAATCAGTTTCAAGAATAAACATAGTATattttgaacaaattgcatgcattCCCTGTGATTAAATGTTCGTGTCTAACATCGTGCAGGGCATGAAAAAACAAGAAATGCGCATCAGAGGACCACTCTGAAGAGCAATTTTCCATGAACCACTGGATATGCCCACGGCCAATAGCAGCCAGTCCCATTGGCAAATGCTTCCATTTAGCAGGCACAGAGCTCATCAAAACTCAAAACAAGCAAAAATCTTTAAACTTAAAACATCGTTCtacaaatttcaaaattttggagTTCATAAACCAAGAAAGGCACTCACCTCCTGCTCCAGCTGCAACCTGTACTGCCGAATGCTGCACCTTCGCCCACCTTCCCTCTTGCCACTGCCAATGCTGGTGTCATCCTGCAAAGAAAACACAAACACCACCAGATCAGAGCTGCCATCAGACTCAATGCATCACCTGAAACTGTCATGGAACCAAGAAACAAGCACGCCATTGGATTGGAGGATACAgccaaggaggaagaagaaacaatagaTGCCCCCAGCCCCTGCATGCATGCGAGTATGTGACCACTTCACAAGGGCAGAAGCAAAGGGGAAAGCGACATGTCATCTGGGCCTCCGAACACGGAACGCGAGCAGACAGCTTGTCTGAAGCTGCTACCGCCGCCTTACTAGCCTGCCCGATGGGGGACAGAAATGCACAAGACAACCGGAATTCTTGGAGCGAAAAATCCTCGAACGATGAACCAGAATGGCACAGAAATTGTCGTAAGGATTCTGAAAGATCGCAGTAGTGTGGCACTGTGGGCAGAAGAGAAGCTTCAGGAAGAGAGGGAACTTTGATCGCCAAGGAGGAAAGAACCAACCCcagagcagctcgccggcgcgccgccgccggccatcctccgcaCCGCCCTCTGGATCGACTCGCCCCTGCACACGTgcagaccaagagaagaagagcaAACTTTGAGCAAGACTCCAAGACCTGACGAAGCGTGCTTGCAAATTGCAGGAGGCAGCCAGAGAGCAGGGGCAGACAGGGTCACGGAGCGCATCTTGTcggacgccgcggccgcggctgcagcggcggccagCGCGTCCTCCGCGCGCACGCACAGCATCCAACCCGCCTCCAATTCTTTACTCCGGCGCGGTACGCCTCCGGCACTAAACAAACCCGCCCGCCAAGGCGGCCGGAGACACCGCAAACGacaaccccgccgccgccgccggagccgcagCGCATGTGCGGTGCGGCGGAGGATCAAAGAGTTTCTTTCCGGAATGGGACTGTGCTGCCGCGAGTGGCCGAGCAGCTAGTGATGGCAAGCAGGAATGGTGGCTACGCTATGATGGCTGCCATGACTAGCTCCATCACCGAGAACTACAGCTGCTACGACGCGGGTAGAGGCGATGGGCCGCGCGGTCAGACCCACGCCTTTGACGCCACACCTGTCGCTTCGCCGCGGCAATAATTGCGACGCCAGGACGGGGTGCGGGGGCCGTCAAAAAGGGCAGCGGAGGCCGGAGGCCCGGAGTGGTAGCTCAGGTTGGTCGGTTCTTGttcgcgcgcggccggcggggccCCCCGGCGCAGCGGGAGGGGGAGCGGCCGGCCGGGGACGGGGAGAGTGAAGAGGGCACGAGCGGGTTGGGTGGAGTTGGTGAGCCAGGGGAGCAGCGTACCGGCCCGGAGGCTTCGGCAGCTTGCGCTTCAACTCCAAGTGGGCCCGCACCCGGCCGGGGGGGACGCCAGGGGAAAAAAGCTTTGCTCCGGCATGCGTCCGCGTGAAACTTTGCGCTCCACTCCAGCTTtcactttctttctttctgagcTGAGGCAGATCATCGGAGGATAATGGTTGCTGCTGGAGGCGAGCAGATCGTGGTGGCTTTGGCTTCGATTCGGATCTCGTGTCTTGCACATGAAACTTCCGAGGTAAGTGACGTCCGTGCCACGCCAACCGGGGCGGCTCGCTCACTCGCTCGTCActcaggggccgtttagttcctaaaaatttTCGACTTCTCTTTGAACACATGTAcgaagcactaaatataattaaataataaaattaattatacagTTAGGAtatacatgacgagacgaatctttcgagcataattagtgcatgattagccataagtgctacagtaacccacacgTGCTAATGaagcggtcaaaggtctcaaaagattcgtctcgcggttttcaagttagttctgaaattagttttttaattagtgtccgaaaaatcctCCCAACATCTAGTCAAAGTgtcgatttgacatccaaatttttttgtttttgaactaaATTGGGATCTCCGCCGGGAGCCCGGGACAGCAGGTAGCTGAGCTTGGGCAGCGACAGCTGCAGCATTTTTTCCCCTTTCGGCCTTTCCCATGTCGCCCGCGGCTTTCGCCTGCGTCTTCCTTCCCGTTGGTCTGCTGCATCAAAAGCAGAGCCGTTGCAATATCTAGCTCTCCCAAGTCAATGCCAGGGTGTTTCTCCATGAATCCGTAATTAGCCATTTTAATTGTGATCTGCAGCTAAGCAACGGCTCGGGCCGGGTTACAACGTTTGGCATTGTTCATGTTACTATTTCCCAAACAAACTTTAGCTGAATCTTAACAGTTCAAAGCTCCGTCACTGGAAAAGTAGTCAtcctaaaaaaacaaaaggaaaaggctaTCACTCTTGAAGCCTGTTCGGCTGTTCCCTGCaaagatttggttgtgaacttATGATCACGATACTGAACAATGCAAGGACGTTTGGATTTTAGCAGAGACAAGCAGACATCAGCTTTTGGTCATCAAATCCAACGTCCCTGTTTATGCAAAAAAGACGGCACAAAAGGAGGCCAATTTGAGCTGCTGATACTTAGCTTAAAACCAAGAATTTTTAGAGAATTCCTGAAACCAAGTGAAAGCATATCCGCCCGCATGCGTACCACCATTTCTTCTTGTTTTCTTAGAGATGATTCACTTAAACCTGACGAGACCTGAGAGTTTGTTTTACCCAATCGTCTTTTATTTGCGGAAGAAGTCTACATAACCCCATTAACTATTGGACATATACTACTTAACTCTCCAAACTACAAAACTGATTATTCTGCCCCCTGAATTTTCCAAAACCGGCCAAATAACCCCCAAGATGGTTTTGAagggtggttttgtatttttctttattatttatttcagctaaatctttgaaaaatcataacaattcacaaaaaaaatccaaaaattgtaaattaaattttgttggactctaaatgagtagatctacatagtgaacatataatatggtatgctttagtataaattttttgttgtagatttagatctataCTTTTTTTGCAATTAATAGAAATAATTCATATCTGCAATTTCCATTGTCCAattgtggtgaaatttttatggtgggctaactATTGTATGCTTGAACTCTAGTAAAAacttcatactcattggatcatgtatacctttgttataaatttatttattttcatgcTGGTTAAATTTAAATAAATCTATAGCTAAATTATACATGATCtaatgagtatgaaatttttactcaAGTTCAGGGATACAAtaattagcccaccataaaaatttcatcagAATTGGATAATGGAAATTGCATATATgaattatttcaattaattgcaaaaaagtatagatctaaatctataataaaaaatttgtactaaaacataccatattatatgtttacTATGTATATCTACTTATttagagtccaacaaaatttgattttcaatttttgtaattttctataatctgttatgatttttaaagattcagctgaaataaataataaagaaaaatgcaaaatcacTCTCCAAAACCGCCTTGGGGGATTATTTGGCCGGTTTTAGAAAGTTCAGGGGATAAAATAATCGGTTTTGTAGTTTGGGGTTAAGTAGTCTAGGTCCAATAGTTGATGGGGTTACGAAGACTTCTTCTTTTATTTGCTATTTATCATGAAATTCAGGTAAGTTGCAGCGCATAAAAGCAGCTGTGCGGCAGAGATGAAGCGTCCTGAAACGCAAATCCGGCTCAAGCGGAATCAAACGCAAAGCCCAAGCATTCCCCTTCCATTCCACTTCAACTACTCCAATCCCAGTATCCCACCAGTCGCATGGTCGATCGTTCTGgtcgggcgacaggccccgaTTATTGGCGGAAGTCCACGCGACCTCGCCCATGGTCGACGCCACGCCGAGGAGCCAGGGGCCGGAGGCCGGTGCGTCCGTGGAGAGGACAGGAGCATGCATGATGCGCGGCGCGGGGATGCATCCTGCTCCTCTGACCTCTGCGTGTGGCAGCCCCTCGCTCCGATGGGTGTGCTTAGCTTTCTTGCCGTCCACGGCGACGTGGGCAGCACGGCGACGAGCGCAGCGTCGCTGGGCAGGAAGCTAGCTAGCCAGCGACGAGCGGAGGcctctcctgctcctgctcccgtGAGAGCGGAGGGTTCGGACGAAGTTCAGACGGCAGCCGCATGCCCGGTGGACGGTGGTGACGAGGGACGCCGGAGGCCAAGCTTGCCTCTTCTCGGAGTCGTCGATGGTCTTGGCCACAGCCGGGCCTTCGTCGTTGCTTAATTTTGGGCTCCAGGTGGTGGCCATGGGGCCCGTGGTTGCGCCGGTGATGTCAGCCGGGTGCCCGGGTGACCTAGGCAATGGACGATGTTTCGTATACCGTCCGGGGTGGACGGCAAatgaaacaccgtccaccctgGATTCTCTGACAGCCGTCGGATGGGACATGTCCGGCCAAGATTTATGGCGAGAAATAACAAACGGAGacgcctttcttcttcctcgcgctcTCCACCGCGCCGTTCCCCTCGGCAGCTCGGGTGGTCTAGTGACGCAGTAGAAGCAGCTGTGACCCGTGGGAGCTCGCAGTGGAGTGGAGGCCGCGCCCCCGAATGCCGGGGTATCCGGGCCGGTGAATAGTTAAGGATCCGCTGGGCTACCGGCTGGAGGTTCAAGGTTGAAGCGGATGACCGCCGCCGAGGTGTTGCGGACCAGTTCAAGCATCTGTGCCCGGTCATTGTCAGCCATGGCGAGCGGTATTGTGCAGTTCGTCCTTCACTACTGTTATCCATTCATCAGCTTCGGCTTGATTAAAACCCACTCCCTTTGCCTTCACCGCCGCAGAGCTTTTTGCCAATTTGACAGTTCAAACGTTTGGCTTCGCCGATTTGCCACCGTCAACAATGGCTTCGCCGATTTGCCAATAAAAAGACTGCAACCTTGTTTTTCTTGCCATTTTGCTGTTTGGAATCCATTTTAATTTTCTCTCCCATACATACCCACGCGAAATGACAATCTTACCCCTTATCCTTCGTTCAAAGGATATCCCCTGGAT
Proteins encoded:
- the LOC120668590 gene encoding uncharacterized protein LOC120668590 isoform X1: MLCVRAEDALAAAAAAAAASDKMRSVTLSAPALWLPPAICKHASSGLGVLLKVCSSSLGLHVCRGESIQRAVRRMAGGGAPASCSGDDTSIGSGKREGGRRCSIRQYRLQLEQEVKKLQRQLQEEIDLHLALADAITYNAALILKSSIKLPDKAHELLISIASLEIAITKLEEDLNHLHYQLCHARNERLLAENNPGCLLPTSSDCQPSTACDCTGEEHVSMLRDLGFRYYHSMEEDFSTEPEDLQDDGKDSEDRERVTLNRLLEKHRDVSLTGLLEHRKEEMQEACSMKKESKEDQNIDAIPFSQSNLKKSSTGGNVWNNPNELSEEMVRSMKDIFLHLSASSKISPKATFANSSSSAERLSGSTLTSLSDSSVIASVLRSPSIDLHHDDVDEVKIFDPYNVNGKEARRDIGSYCSVTEVSWMYIVNEQFQYASGALKKFRFLVEQLSQVDPSSMNCDERLAFWINLYNALIMHAYLAYGVPENDIKLFSLMQKACYTVGGQTVSAAEIEFVILKMKTPVHRPQLSLMLALHKFKTSEKLKKYSIDDTEPLVLVALCCGMFSSPAVRIFSAANVRQELQESMRDYIRASVGINDKGELIVPKLLQSYAKGIVEDSLLADWICRHLTPDQIAAIQDTSSSHKQRLLGVRSFSVIPFDSRFRYLFLSENVRCQN
- the LOC120668590 gene encoding uncharacterized protein LOC120668590 isoform X3, with product MLCVRAEDALAAAAAAAAASDKMRSVTLSAPALWLPPAICKHASSGLGVLLKVCSSSLGLHVCRGESIQRAVRRMAGGGAPASCSGDDTSIGSGKREGGRRCSIRQYRLQLEQEVKKLQRQLQEEIDLHLALADAITYNAALILKSSIKLPDKAHELLISIASLEIAITKLEEDLNHLHYQLCHARNERLLAENNPGCLLPTSSDCQPSTACDCTGEEHVSMLRDLGFRYYHSMEEDFSTEPEDLQDDGKDSEDRERVTLNRLLEKHRDVSLTGLLEHRKEEMQEACSMKKESKEDQNIDAIPFSQSNLKKSSTGGNVWNNPNELSEEMVRSMKDIFLHLSASSKISPKATFANSSSSAERLSGSTLTSLSDSSVIASVLRSPSIDLHHDDVDEVKIFDPYNVNGKEARRDIGSYCSVTEVSWMYIVNEQFQYASGALKKFRFLVEQLSQVDPSSMNCDERLAFWINLYNALIMHAYLAYGVPENDIKLFSLMQKACYTVGGQTVSAAEIEFVILKMKTPVHRPQLVRIFSAANVRQELQESMRDYIRASVGINDKGELIVPKLLQSYAKGIVEDSLLADWICRHLTPDQIAAIQDTSSSHKQRLLGVRSFSVIPFDSRFRYLFLSENVRCQN
- the LOC120668590 gene encoding uncharacterized protein LOC120668590 isoform X2, giving the protein MLCVRAEDALAAAAAAAAASDKMRSVTLGESIQRAVRRMAGGGAPASCSGDDTSIGSGKREGGRRCSIRQYRLQLEQEVKKLQRQLQEEIDLHLALADAITYNAALILKSSIKLPDKAHELLISIASLEIAITKLEEDLNHLHYQLCHARNERLLAENNPGCLLPTSSDCQPSTACDCTGEEHVSMLRDLGFRYYHSMEEDFSTEPEDLQDDGKDSEDRERVTLNRLLEKHRDVSLTGLLEHRKEEMQEACSMKKESKEDQNIDAIPFSQSNLKKSSTGGNVWNNPNELSEEMVRSMKDIFLHLSASSKISPKATFANSSSSAERLSGSTLTSLSDSSVIASVLRSPSIDLHHDDVDEVKIFDPYNVNGKEARRDIGSYCSVTEVSWMYIVNEQFQYASGALKKFRFLVEQLSQVDPSSMNCDERLAFWINLYNALIMHAYLAYGVPENDIKLFSLMQKACYTVGGQTVSAAEIEFVILKMKTPVHRPQLSLMLALHKFKTSEKLKKYSIDDTEPLVLVALCCGMFSSPAVRIFSAANVRQELQESMRDYIRASVGINDKGELIVPKLLQSYAKGIVEDSLLADWICRHLTPDQIAAIQDTSSSHKQRLLGVRSFSVIPFDSRFRYLFLSENVRCQN